Within Sebastes fasciatus isolate fSebFas1 chromosome 19, fSebFas1.pri, whole genome shotgun sequence, the genomic segment GGGAAAGGAAAGTGATGGTCTACAGCCTGACGATGTTGTGCTGGTTGCTATCCGATCAGGGATTTGAGTTAGGTGATTATTAAATGTATTGCACCAAAAGTATTGCAATTTCAActaaattaatatttctgtcATCATATCATGCATGACGACAAAGCTGATCAATATTAGCCAACATATGACTGgacacagaaaattaaaaaggacTTTCAGTGGCTGTGAGAACCCAAGTATAACCAGAATAAGAGAGGCACGTCAACCAATCACATTTTCTGTTAAGTGTTAATCTAACGGAATGAATATTTTATAAACAAGCCAGTGGAatctaaatataaacataatcaGCATTGtgggattaaatacttgaaggtTGTCAGAAGGTTCCTCCTCTGTCTAAAGTTAAGACTGGCCTTGGATTTTGATTTAAGCACCAGAGGGAAACAGAGACACTGCTGCACTGTCGCCCTctggtggctggctggctgTACAACAACTTGAATTTCAACCAATTTCAAGAGTTGTGCAAGGATGACATATTTTCATAAACTAACccagaagttagcatcgccttgGGTTCCCTCATcgaaaagccaatgggattttaccattgggttttggattattatataacataaactctgtggcaaacacacttTTAGGgttacttacacattttgttcagtaagataatcttcacaaatgaacatcacttctatgatttttgagttaactcatttctgggttttaggactaattcctgcagcactctatacgTTGCAATGACACCGAGCAAAGCCCATAATTTTTAGTTTACACCGTTCCTACAAGCTATAGTTGCAATACCTAATCAGATAATAGCTTATACAAATGTACCATTTGATGatgtatgtttaaataacttgtgtgtaatgtaatgtaataaatgtatattttagcaCACATAAAGATGGGCATGGCTGCATATCAGGTTTTATGAGTACACTCCCGTTCATTTTCTCCATAGATATCATTCTGCGCTATAATATTTCATTGGTGCGTTCCCATCAAAATACCACGAGGTATTAGACTGTGACAACAATAACTGTATTTGACCATGTGGTAAATCCAATGTTGTCTTAGTTTAAGGGTGTCTATTCATCTTAGTAATTTAAGTAGTTTTTAACCTTTGagcagtttgttttctttggtcCAAATCACACCagaaacaagacatattgtTGTATGCCTCATCTTGTCTGTTCAGGGTTCACACTGCCTTATAATAAATGAGCCAAGAGGTGTAAAACATGAGTCACATAGTCAGACAGACAACTCATTCAACTGACAGTTTGGGTTAGCTGTCATCTCGCAACACTATTTTTTTGGGGGTTTAGAGAGTCTGCAAAGAAATAGTTGAAAATGACTCACACAACTCATAACTGCAACTGGACTTCATCTGTCATGGATACAAAAAAGGCTACTGCTAACCAAGGGAGGACAGGACGCGTCCTATAAATGGCTGCTACGATCAGCAGACATGCCGGGCATTAAATGTATACCGTGGATGGTTCATGTTGCTGTCATACCATACATTTTCCACAGCTCAGATCACTTAGAAGAAACATTCCTCCAGTCTCCATGTGACTGTGCACTagaattcaaattcaaattctgTATATGGTAGAAAGGAGAGGCCTTAACACTGACATGTATATACATTTGTCTTGAAGTGTAATGTATCTGATCCACTATATTCAATTATAAACATTAGAACTTAAAATGTTATCTCGGCCTTTTAAATTAGACCATTATGCACTTTTAAATGCTACTAAAAACTAGTAAATTCAAATGTCTATGAGTATTTCTCTTACCAATACGACCCAGGAGGGACTGTCCAATGTCTTTGATGTCATTGTACTCATGCAGCATATCAATATGACGCTCCAGCTCCTCTACTCTGCAACCcctggagaaacacacacacacaactggtCAAAGCAAATCAGAATACATTGATAAACTGTGTGCAGGCAAGAAGAGCACACGTGCATTATAATGGGTATTTCACTGTAATATTATTTATTCCCTGCCCCCTAACACTAAACTGAATCATCAACGACATCATCAACATGGCGACATGCTTGACCTCCTCAACCCATACCGTTGAAGTTGGACCTCAAAGACAGAAATACAtgtagacaaacacacacagctgtactCACTCAGCCTCCAGCTGTGCTATCTCTGAGTCCAGCTggtctcttttcctctccagcTCTGCCACCTCCTCTGCTGGGCTAACTTTAGCACTCTCGGTTACTTGAAGCTGGCAGGTGCAAAACAGACAACCATGATACTGGGATGCACATTTGgcacttatgtgtgtgtgtgtgtgtgtgtgtgtgtgtgtgtgtgtgtgtgtgtgttaaagacaGAGACGGGGTTTACTTACAGGTGATTTGAAGTTGGAGTTGACTCTCCTAAACTTTGAGAATGGTGTTCTGTGGGGAGAGATGGGAGGGA encodes:
- the swi5 gene encoding DNA repair protein SWI5 homolog — translated: MNIEQSAETHCSANKCPVSTPEGKDLKKGALKRTPFSKFRRVNSNFKSPLQVTESAKVSPAEEVAELERKRDQLDSEIAQLEAEGCRVEELERHIDMLHEYNDIKDIGQSLLGRIE